The following are from one region of the Edwardsiella tarda ATCC 15947 = NBRC 105688 genome:
- the hemN gene encoding oxygen-independent coproporphyrinogen III oxidase has protein sequence MSEQTIVWDLALIQKYNYSGPRYTSYPTALEFNEDFNEAAFQRAVVRYPERALSLYVHIPFCHKLCYFCGCNKIVTRQTHKADEYLDKLALEIAARAPLFAGRTVSQLHWGGGTPTYLNKAQISRLMALLRTHFHFAPQAEISIEIDPREIELDVLDHLRHEGFNRLSMGVQDFNKTVQQLVNREQDEAFIFALLRHAREIGFTSTNIDLIYGLPRQTPESFAFTLQKVIELNPDRLSIFNYAHMPKLFAAQRKIKDADLPSADHKLAILQQSIATLTGVGYQFIGMDHFAHRDDELAVAQRAGKLHRNFQGYTTQGDSDLLGLGVSAISMIGDSYSQNLKVLKEYYAAVEAQGTALWRGLTMSQDDCIRRDVIKGLICNFRLDYAPIEQHYGIRFVDYFVEDLVLLRPLAQDGLVELGADAITVTPRGRLLIRNICMCFDVYLRRQARMQQFSRVI, from the coding sequence ATGTCGGAACAGACTATCGTCTGGGATCTGGCCCTGATCCAAAAATATAACTATTCCGGGCCACGCTATACCTCATACCCCACCGCGCTGGAGTTTAACGAAGACTTTAACGAAGCGGCTTTTCAACGTGCGGTGGTCCGTTATCCCGAGCGTGCACTATCTCTCTACGTCCATATCCCGTTCTGTCACAAGCTGTGTTATTTCTGCGGCTGCAACAAGATTGTCACTCGCCAGACGCATAAGGCAGATGAGTATCTGGATAAACTGGCATTGGAGATTGCTGCACGGGCTCCGTTGTTTGCCGGGCGTACCGTCAGTCAGTTGCATTGGGGGGGCGGAACGCCGACCTATCTCAACAAGGCGCAGATTAGTCGCCTGATGGCGTTGTTGCGTACACACTTTCATTTTGCCCCGCAGGCTGAGATTTCAATCGAGATCGATCCGCGTGAGATAGAACTGGACGTCCTCGATCATCTGCGTCATGAAGGATTTAATCGCCTCAGCATGGGGGTACAGGACTTTAATAAGACGGTACAACAGCTGGTTAACCGTGAGCAGGATGAGGCGTTCATCTTCGCCCTATTGCGTCACGCGCGGGAAATCGGCTTTACTTCGACCAATATCGATCTGATTTATGGCCTGCCGCGTCAGACCCCGGAGAGTTTCGCTTTTACCCTACAAAAGGTGATCGAGTTAAATCCCGATCGCCTAAGTATCTTTAACTACGCGCATATGCCGAAGCTCTTCGCCGCTCAGCGTAAGATTAAGGATGCCGACCTGCCCAGCGCCGATCACAAGCTGGCGATCTTGCAGCAGAGTATCGCGACCTTGACGGGGGTCGGTTACCAGTTTATCGGTATGGATCACTTTGCCCATCGGGATGATGAGCTGGCGGTGGCTCAGCGGGCCGGTAAGTTGCACCGTAATTTCCAGGGGTATACGACCCAGGGCGATAGCGATCTGCTGGGATTAGGCGTGTCGGCGATTAGTATGATCGGCGATAGTTACTCGCAGAATCTGAAGGTACTGAAGGAGTATTACGCTGCGGTTGAAGCGCAGGGTACCGCGTTATGGCGTGGATTGACCATGAGCCAAGATGATTGTATCCGCCGTGACGTGATCAAGGGGCTCATTTGTAATTTCCGCCTCGATTACGCCCCGATCGAGCAACACTATGGTATTCGCTTCGTGGACTACTTCGTCGAGGATTTGGTGCTACTTCGCCCGTTGGCTCAGGATGGGCTGGTGGAGTTGGGGGCGGATGCCATTACCGTGACGCCGCGTGGGCGTCTATTGATTCGCAATATTTGCATGTGTTTTGATGTCTATCTACGCCGTCAGGCACGGATGCAACAGTTCTCTCGTGTGATTTAA
- the yihI gene encoding Der GTPase-activating protein YihI, giving the protein MSPVNKSKAVKGKKTRKTRQELDLEGRERKRQKKRRGHKPGARNNEQSTQGGKGGIHADRDPRIGSKKPVTLVVEPGVVKSRVQVVKQPETKTVLTPEAELARLENDPRLDALLERLEEGATLNSEEQRYVDEMLDRIDELMEELGIELEDDEEEEKDEDIMQLLRRGSPKDAI; this is encoded by the coding sequence ATGAGTCCGGTGAATAAATCTAAGGCCGTTAAAGGCAAAAAAACACGTAAGACCCGCCAGGAGCTAGATCTGGAGGGACGTGAGCGTAAACGCCAGAAGAAGCGCCGCGGCCATAAGCCGGGTGCACGTAATAATGAGCAGAGTACCCAAGGTGGGAAGGGCGGCATACATGCCGATCGCGATCCGCGCATCGGTAGCAAAAAGCCGGTCACGTTGGTGGTCGAGCCTGGCGTCGTGAAAAGTCGGGTACAGGTTGTGAAGCAGCCAGAGACGAAGACAGTATTGACGCCGGAGGCAGAACTGGCGCGTTTGGAAAATGATCCGCGTCTGGATGCCTTGCTGGAGCGCTTGGAAGAAGGCGCGACGCTGAACAGTGAGGAGCAGCGCTATGTGGATGAGATGCTGGATCGCATCGATGAATTGATGGAAGAGTTGGGCATCGAACTGGAAGATGACGAGGAGGAAGAGAAAGACGAGGACATCATGCAGCTGCTGCGCCGCGGTAGCCCAAAAGATGCGATCTGA
- the yihA gene encoding ribosome biogenesis GTP-binding protein YihA/YsxC, whose amino-acid sequence MARQTYNYHVTHFVTSAPDIRHLPADIGIEVAFAGRSNAGKSSALNTLTNQKSLARTSKTPGRTQLINLFEVDDGVRLVDLPGYGYAEVPEEMKRKWQRALGEYLQQRQCLKGLVVLMDIRHPLKDLDQQMIAWAVEAGLPVLLLLTKADKLASGARKAQLNLVREAVLPFMGDIQVEAFSSLKKFGVDKLRDKLDTWFSEIAPQQAEDSDDASSLGE is encoded by the coding sequence TTGGCCCGTCAAACTTATAACTACCATGTGACGCATTTCGTCACCAGCGCCCCAGATATTCGCCACCTGCCTGCGGATATCGGTATCGAAGTCGCGTTCGCCGGGCGTTCTAATGCCGGGAAATCCAGCGCATTAAATACCCTCACCAATCAAAAGAGCTTGGCTCGCACCAGTAAAACACCGGGACGTACTCAGCTCATCAACTTGTTCGAAGTTGACGATGGTGTGCGTCTGGTCGATCTACCCGGCTACGGTTATGCCGAGGTGCCGGAAGAGATGAAGCGCAAATGGCAGCGCGCTCTGGGTGAATATCTACAACAACGTCAATGTCTGAAGGGATTAGTGGTGCTGATGGACATCCGTCACCCGCTGAAGGATCTTGACCAGCAGATGATCGCTTGGGCCGTCGAGGCCGGATTGCCGGTGTTACTGTTGCTCACGAAAGCGGACAAGTTAGCTTCCGGAGCCCGCAAGGCACAGCTTAATCTGGTACGCGAAGCCGTCTTGCCGTTCATGGGGGATATTCAAGTCGAGGCTTTCTCTTCACTGAAAAAATTCGGTGTCGATAAACTGCGTGACAAGCTGGATACCTGGTTCAGCGAGATCGCACCGCAACAAGCCGAAGACAGCGATGATGCGTCGAGTCTCGGTGAATAA
- the polA gene encoding DNA polymerase I, translating into MAQIAENPLILVDGSSYLYRAYHAFPPLTNGAGEPTGAMYGVLNMLRSLIMQYQPSHIAVVFDAKGKTFRDELFAEYKSHRPPMPDDLREQIAPLHQMVQAMGLPLLVVPGVEADDVIGTLARRAEQAGRHVLISTGDKDMAQLVTPNITLINTMTNTVLGPQEVFDKYGVPPELIIDFLALMGDASDNIPGVPGVGEKTAQALLQGIGGLQSIYGDIDRVATLSFRGAKTMGAKLLLNKEKADLSYLLATIKTDVDLALDCDDLAIKPLDSATLHTLFQRYEFKRWLSDAQDGSWLTAAQGMKTKAVKPASEEANLSAVATAATLSREGYQTILDEAALEALIARLQHVGCFAFDTETDSLDVLSANLVGISCADAPGQAYYIPLAHDYLDAPAQLDREWVLARLQPLLEDEKVAKVGQNLKYDIGVMARHGIILRGVAFDTMLESYVLNSVAGRHDMDSLAARHLDHKTITFEEVAGKGKGQLTFNQIPLEQAAEYAAEDADVTLRLHQRLWPTLESEAGPRHVFCDIDMPLVPVLSRMERTGVLIDSTILGQHSQELAVRLSALEQQAHTLADEPFNLSSTKQLQSILFDKQQLPILKKTPGGAPSTNEEVLVELAEQGYELPQVILDYRTLAKLKSTYTDKLPQMVSPLTGRVHTSYHQAVTATGRLSSSDPNLQNIPVRSDEGRRIRQAFIAPAGSKIVAADYSQIELRIMAHLSGDRGLLEAFAAGKDIHRATAAEVFGLPLEAVTADQRRSAKAINFGLIYGMSAFGLARQLNIGRNEAQRYMDLYFERYPGVLAYMERTRQQASEQGYVETLDGRRLYLPEINARNAMRRKAAERAAINAPMQGTAADIIKRAMIAVDAWLQQSQPQVRMIMQVHDELVFEVPEAQVDEVVSHVRTLMEGSLALAVPLKVDIGCGENWDQAH; encoded by the coding sequence ATGGCCCAGATAGCTGAAAATCCCCTGATCCTGGTTGATGGATCCTCATACCTCTACCGCGCCTATCATGCGTTTCCGCCGTTGACCAATGGCGCTGGCGAGCCTACCGGGGCGATGTACGGTGTGCTGAATATGCTGCGTAGTTTGATTATGCAGTACCAGCCGAGCCATATTGCCGTTGTCTTCGATGCCAAGGGCAAGACTTTCCGTGATGAGTTATTCGCTGAATATAAATCACATCGTCCTCCAATGCCGGACGACTTGCGTGAGCAGATTGCACCATTGCATCAAATGGTACAGGCGATGGGATTACCGTTGTTGGTGGTACCGGGTGTCGAGGCTGATGATGTGATCGGTACATTGGCACGTCGAGCCGAGCAGGCAGGGCGTCATGTGTTGATCAGCACTGGCGATAAAGACATGGCACAGCTGGTGACGCCGAACATCACCTTAATCAACACGATGACCAATACGGTCCTGGGGCCTCAGGAAGTATTTGATAAATACGGTGTTCCTCCAGAGTTGATAATCGACTTTCTAGCATTAATGGGCGACGCATCAGATAATATTCCTGGCGTCCCAGGGGTCGGTGAGAAGACAGCGCAGGCACTGTTGCAGGGGATCGGCGGATTGCAGTCGATCTATGGGGACATCGACCGTGTCGCAACCTTGAGTTTTCGCGGAGCGAAAACCATGGGGGCAAAGCTACTGCTCAATAAAGAGAAGGCCGACCTCTCCTATCTGTTGGCGACCATTAAAACCGATGTCGATTTGGCGCTGGATTGCGATGATTTAGCGATCAAACCGCTAGATAGCGCCACGTTGCATACCCTGTTTCAACGCTATGAGTTTAAACGTTGGCTGAGCGATGCGCAGGATGGATCCTGGCTCACGGCTGCACAGGGGATGAAAACGAAGGCGGTGAAACCTGCCAGCGAGGAGGCGAACCTGTCCGCCGTGGCAACCGCGGCGACGCTTTCACGCGAGGGGTATCAAACGATTTTAGATGAGGCGGCGTTAGAGGCATTGATTGCTCGTTTGCAACACGTTGGTTGCTTCGCCTTCGATACAGAAACCGACTCGTTGGATGTCTTATCCGCTAACTTGGTGGGGATCTCGTGCGCCGATGCGCCGGGACAAGCTTATTATATCCCATTGGCTCATGATTACCTGGATGCGCCGGCGCAGCTCGATCGTGAGTGGGTGCTGGCTCGCTTACAGCCACTATTGGAAGACGAAAAGGTCGCCAAAGTCGGGCAGAATCTGAAGTACGATATCGGCGTGATGGCGCGTCATGGCATCATCCTGCGTGGCGTGGCGTTTGACACCATGCTGGAGTCGTATGTCTTGAATAGTGTGGCCGGGCGTCACGATATGGATAGCCTGGCTGCCCGCCATCTGGATCATAAGACCATTACTTTTGAAGAGGTGGCGGGAAAAGGGAAAGGCCAACTGACCTTTAACCAAATTCCCTTGGAGCAGGCGGCCGAGTATGCGGCTGAAGATGCCGATGTGACCCTGCGCTTACACCAACGTCTCTGGCCGACGTTGGAGAGTGAGGCGGGACCTCGTCATGTCTTTTGTGACATCGATATGCCATTGGTTCCCGTACTGTCACGGATGGAGCGCACCGGGGTATTGATCGATAGCACTATCTTAGGTCAACACTCCCAGGAACTGGCGGTACGTCTGAGCGCGTTGGAACAACAGGCGCATACCTTGGCGGATGAGCCCTTCAATCTCTCTTCGACTAAACAGCTCCAGAGTATCCTGTTCGACAAACAACAGCTGCCGATTCTGAAGAAGACGCCGGGTGGCGCGCCATCAACGAATGAAGAGGTATTGGTTGAGTTAGCGGAGCAGGGATATGAGCTACCGCAGGTGATCCTGGATTACCGTACACTCGCTAAGTTGAAGAGTACTTATACCGATAAGCTGCCGCAGATGGTAAGCCCACTAACCGGACGGGTTCATACTTCTTATCATCAGGCTGTCACCGCGACGGGGCGGCTCTCTTCCAGCGATCCCAACCTGCAAAATATTCCGGTACGCAGCGACGAGGGGCGGCGTATTCGTCAGGCGTTTATCGCGCCAGCAGGCAGTAAGATCGTAGCGGCGGACTATTCTCAGATCGAATTACGTATCATGGCGCATCTGTCGGGCGATCGTGGGCTGTTGGAGGCCTTTGCGGCGGGGAAAGATATCCACCGTGCGACGGCCGCCGAAGTCTTTGGTCTGCCGTTGGAGGCGGTAACGGCCGATCAACGGCGCAGCGCCAAGGCGATTAACTTTGGCCTGATTTATGGTATGAGCGCCTTTGGGCTGGCACGCCAGTTGAATATTGGTCGTAACGAGGCTCAGCGTTACATGGATCTCTATTTCGAGCGTTATCCGGGCGTATTGGCTTATATGGAGCGGACACGTCAACAGGCGTCTGAACAAGGGTATGTCGAGACGCTAGATGGTCGGAGGCTCTATCTGCCGGAGATTAATGCGCGTAATGCGATGCGTCGCAAGGCTGCAGAACGGGCGGCGATCAACGCACCGATGCAGGGAACTGCCGCGGATATTATTAAGCGGGCGATGATCGCCGTCGATGCCTGGTTACAGCAGTCGCAGCCACAGGTACGCATGATTATGCAGGTACACGATGAATTGGTCTTCGAGGTGCCGGAGGCGCAGGTTGACGAGGTCGTCAGTCACGTTCGTACATTGATGGAGGGCAGCTTGGCGCTGGCCGTACCCTTGAAGGTTGATATCGGCTGTGGTGAAAATTGGGATCAAGCGCATTGA
- a CDS encoding acyltransferase — protein sequence MPMLLASMLSPFIFVLTTLLTIIVTAACSIPIALLGVVKLLLPFPNVWRAISRYSDGLMWCWCQGLAGLMSLNPKLRWHVRGLEGLSKENWYLLISNHQSWTDIVVLCVLLRNHIPMNKYFLKQQLAWVPFIGLACWALDMPFMRRYSRSYLLKHPERRGKDIETTRRSCEKFRLHPTTIVNFVEGSRCTTEKREQQHSPYQNLLQPKAAGIAFTLSALGSQFDRVLNVTLLYPNNLHRPFWDLLCGRMQSIVVDIETIPISDEIRGDYFNDKGFKRHFQLWLNTLWQRKDQLISQLRQKYQHKS from the coding sequence ATGCCTATGTTGCTTGCTTCGATGTTGTCTCCATTTATCTTTGTACTTACAACATTGTTGACCATCATAGTCACCGCCGCCTGCTCGATCCCCATCGCTCTGCTCGGTGTGGTAAAGCTACTCTTACCCTTCCCCAACGTATGGCGCGCTATTTCTCGTTATTCCGATGGCTTAATGTGGTGCTGGTGTCAGGGACTCGCGGGATTAATGAGCCTCAACCCCAAGCTCCGTTGGCATGTTCGTGGGTTGGAGGGGCTAAGCAAAGAGAACTGGTATTTGCTAATCAGCAACCACCAAAGCTGGACAGATATTGTGGTACTCTGTGTATTACTCCGCAATCATATCCCCATGAATAAGTATTTCCTCAAGCAGCAGCTCGCTTGGGTGCCTTTTATCGGCCTCGCTTGCTGGGCATTGGATATGCCATTCATGCGCCGTTATTCTCGCAGCTATTTGCTGAAACATCCGGAGCGTCGCGGTAAGGATATTGAGACAACCCGCCGCTCATGCGAGAAATTCCGTCTACACCCCACCACCATCGTCAACTTCGTCGAAGGATCGCGTTGTACTACGGAAAAACGTGAGCAACAACATTCGCCATATCAGAATCTATTGCAGCCTAAAGCAGCCGGCATTGCCTTTACCCTCAGTGCGTTGGGATCACAGTTCGATCGCGTACTCAATGTGACGCTGCTCTATCCAAACAATCTACACCGGCCATTTTGGGATCTCCTTTGTGGGCGCATGCAAAGCATCGTCGTCGATATCGAAACGATTCCTATCAGTGATGAGATTCGCGGAGACTACTTCAATGATAAGGGCTTTAAGCGTCACTTTCAGCTCTGGTTGAATACCCTTTGGCAGCGCAAGGACCAGTTAATCAGCCAACTGCGTCAAAAATATCAGCATAAATCATAA
- the dsbA gene encoding thiol:disulfide interchange protein DsbA, whose protein sequence is MKKMWLALLGMVMAFGVSAAPFTNGEQYITLDKPVNGAPQVLEFFSFYCPHCYEFAEVYHIPQTIESKLPQGVKLTKYHVEFLGPLGKQLTQAWAVAMALGVENKITQPMFDAVQKSQTIKSAADIRNVFIQAGIPAAEYDAALDSFVVKSLVVQQEKAAQDFQLRGVPAVFVNGKYMVRNEGLDTSSMENYVKQFANVVQFLATQP, encoded by the coding sequence ATGAAAAAGATGTGGCTGGCCCTACTGGGCATGGTAATGGCATTTGGTGTATCGGCTGCCCCCTTTACCAATGGCGAACAATATATCACCCTGGATAAGCCAGTAAATGGTGCACCACAGGTGTTAGAATTTTTCTCTTTTTATTGCCCGCACTGTTATGAGTTTGCTGAGGTTTACCATATTCCTCAAACCATTGAGAGCAAGTTGCCGCAAGGCGTTAAGCTGACTAAATACCACGTCGAATTCTTGGGACCGTTAGGGAAACAGTTGACTCAGGCTTGGGCGGTAGCCATGGCGTTAGGCGTCGAGAATAAGATTACCCAACCGATGTTTGATGCGGTACAGAAGAGTCAGACGATTAAGAGTGCGGCGGATATCCGTAACGTCTTCATTCAGGCTGGGATCCCTGCGGCAGAATATGATGCTGCTTTAGATAGCTTTGTGGTGAAATCTCTGGTGGTTCAGCAAGAGAAAGCGGCACAAGATTTCCAACTACGTGGTGTGCCTGCCGTCTTTGTTAATGGTAAATATATGGTCAGAAACGAGGGGTTGGATACTAGCTCAATGGAAAATTATGTTAAACAGTTTGCTAATGTAGTGCAGTTCCTGGCGACACAACCCTAA